One window of the Candidatus Microbacterium colombiense genome contains the following:
- a CDS encoding helix-turn-helix domain-containing protein, whose product MEDLRTRIARTLRREREAASFSVSELARRAGISKATVSQLESGAGNPSVETLWALGVALGVPFAVLVDQQANAPTLIRAADLAGVPSSAAVYSASLLSASPPGARRDLYLIQAEPGDPRRSDPHHAGTTEHVILIAGEARIGPVDAPITLRPGDYLSYAGDVPHIFEATIAGTSAVLISELR is encoded by the coding sequence ATGGAGGATCTCCGCACCCGCATCGCCCGCACGCTCCGCCGCGAACGCGAGGCAGCCTCGTTCTCCGTCTCGGAGTTGGCCCGCCGTGCCGGTATCTCGAAGGCGACGGTCTCGCAGCTCGAGAGCGGCGCGGGCAACCCCAGCGTCGAGACGCTGTGGGCGCTGGGGGTGGCACTGGGCGTGCCCTTCGCCGTGCTCGTCGATCAACAGGCGAACGCTCCGACGCTGATCCGTGCCGCCGACCTCGCCGGCGTCCCCTCCTCGGCCGCCGTGTACAGCGCGAGCCTGTTGTCGGCCAGCCCGCCGGGGGCACGCCGAGATCTCTACCTCATCCAGGCCGAACCGGGCGACCCCCGACGCTCCGATCCGCACCATGCCGGCACGACGGAGCACGTCATCCTGATCGCGGGAGAGGCCAGGATCGGCCCGGTCGACGCCCCGATCACCCTGCGTCCCGGCGACTACCTGTCGTATGCGGGCGACGTGCCGCACATCTTCGAGGCAACGATCGCCGGGACGAGCGCCGTCCTCATCTCCGAGCTGCGCTGA
- a CDS encoding AzlC family ABC transporter permease yields MTPEREVWREALGVVLATSAYGISFGALAVASGLDVWQTCVLSLLMFTGGSQFAFVGVFAAGGVAALPSAIASAVLLGVRNVAYGMRMSSVIGTGGLRRAAAAHFTIDESTAVAISQGDPRLRRVGFWVTGIGIFVGWNITTLIGALVGDVLGDPRAWGLDAAAAAAFLALLWPRLRQRQAIVVGVAAAVVAAALTPLMPPGLPVLIAAVVAIIVGWFNWFAPPAGGARPRHEVVAP; encoded by the coding sequence GTGACGCCCGAACGCGAGGTCTGGCGCGAGGCTCTCGGTGTCGTGCTCGCGACCAGCGCGTACGGAATCTCGTTCGGTGCGCTCGCCGTGGCCTCGGGTCTCGATGTCTGGCAGACCTGTGTGCTGAGCCTGCTGATGTTCACCGGCGGCTCGCAGTTCGCCTTCGTGGGAGTGTTCGCCGCCGGTGGTGTCGCGGCATTGCCTTCGGCGATCGCATCGGCGGTGCTGCTGGGCGTGCGCAACGTCGCCTACGGCATGCGCATGTCGTCGGTCATCGGCACCGGGGGGTTGCGCCGTGCGGCCGCCGCGCATTTCACGATCGACGAGTCGACTGCGGTCGCGATCTCACAGGGCGACCCGCGCCTGCGTCGGGTGGGCTTCTGGGTCACGGGGATCGGGATCTTCGTCGGATGGAACATCACCACTCTGATCGGTGCGCTCGTCGGTGACGTGCTGGGCGATCCGCGAGCCTGGGGGCTGGATGCGGCGGCCGCAGCGGCATTCCTCGCCCTGTTGTGGCCGCGCCTGCGGCAACGGCAGGCCATCGTCGTCGGCGTGGCCGCCGCGGTCGTGGCTGCCGCCCTCACCCCGCTCATGCCCCCAGGGCTTCCAGTGCTCATCGCGGCGGTCGTCGCGATCATCGTCGGATGGTTCAACTGGTTCGCACCGCCTGCCGGTGGCGCGCGCCCCCGTCATGAGGTGGTGGCACCGTGA
- a CDS encoding AzlD domain-containing protein, with product MSVWSAILLAALICLALKAVGYLVPARVLEAPRPARISDLLTVALLAALVAVQTLGAGQAILVDARVPALLVAGGLLWLRQSFLVVVVAAAVVAAVLRLLGLAV from the coding sequence GTGAGCGTCTGGAGCGCGATCCTCCTGGCGGCGCTGATCTGCCTCGCCCTGAAGGCCGTGGGCTACCTGGTGCCGGCGAGGGTGCTCGAGGCCCCGCGTCCTGCGCGCATCTCCGATCTCCTGACGGTGGCGCTTCTGGCCGCGTTGGTGGCTGTGCAGACGCTGGGTGCCGGACAGGCCATCCTGGTGGACGCCCGGGTGCCGGCGCTGCTCGTCGCGGGCGGCCTGCTCTGGCTGCGGCAGTCGTTCCTCGTCGTGGTCGTCGCGGCGGCCGTCGTGGCTGCCGTGCTGCGCCTTCTCGGGCTGGCGGTCTGA
- a CDS encoding histidinol dehydrogenase: MRVSWVSRVLSWVAAALVGGVYGVAGTIGHSLTWGVIPVGLIVGGVACAAILVAIRALTHDRGAALAAGLGMLGMLVLISGVGPGGSVIVQDSLAGRVWTYLVAGLVLLVVAWPSFSRLPVRTVAPAPSAPAADVPLITAVPDHAGGSQESGTRES; the protein is encoded by the coding sequence GTGCGCGTGAGCTGGGTGTCGAGAGTGTTGTCGTGGGTCGCTGCCGCCCTGGTCGGCGGCGTGTACGGCGTTGCGGGAACCATCGGCCACAGCCTGACCTGGGGTGTGATCCCGGTGGGCCTCATCGTCGGCGGCGTCGCGTGTGCCGCGATCCTCGTCGCGATCCGTGCGCTCACCCACGACCGGGGCGCCGCGCTCGCCGCGGGACTGGGCATGCTGGGCATGCTGGTGCTGATCTCGGGGGTCGGGCCGGGTGGCTCTGTGATCGTGCAGGATTCCCTCGCCGGGCGGGTCTGGACGTACCTCGTGGCGGGGCTGGTGCTGCTCGTCGTGGCCTGGCCGTCGTTCTCGCGGCTGCCCGTGCGCACGGTGGCACCGGCGCCGAGCGCACCGGCCGCGGACGTCCCGCTCATCACCGCGGTTCCGGATCACGCGGGCGGCTCGCAGGAGAGCGGTACCCGCGAGTCGTAG
- a CDS encoding ferredoxin family protein, giving the protein MTYVIALPCVDVKDRACIDECPVDCIYEGERSLYIHPDECVDCGACEPVCPVEAIYYEDDLPDEWQDYYKANVEFFEEIGSPGGAAKVGVYSFDHPIVAALPPQGE; this is encoded by the coding sequence GTGACGTATGTGATCGCCCTGCCGTGTGTTGATGTGAAGGACCGCGCCTGCATCGACGAGTGCCCCGTGGACTGCATCTACGAGGGCGAACGCTCGTTGTACATCCACCCGGACGAATGCGTCGACTGCGGAGCCTGCGAGCCCGTGTGCCCCGTCGAGGCCATCTACTACGAGGATGACCTGCCCGATGAGTGGCAGGACTACTACAAGGCGAATGTCGAGTTCTTCGAGGAGATCGGCTCTCCGGGTGGCGCGGCCAAGGTCGGCGTGTACTCGTTCGACCACCCCATCGTCGCCGCGCTCCCGCCGCAGGGCGAGTAG
- the dapC gene encoding succinyldiaminopimelate transaminase — translation MSVRDLADYPWDAVVPFRERAARHPQGLVDLSIGSPVDPTPEIIRQALAEATDAHAYPQTVGTAAVREAIVDWYARRRGVPDLTVANVLPTIGSKELVALLPTLLGLGTGDIVVHPRVAYPTYEVGARIVGATPFPADDPAEWPEGTKLIWINTPGNPDGRTWTTHELTAAVDRARELGAVLASDECYAELGWDGNWATERVPSILDPRVTGGNRSNLLSVYSLSKQSNLAGYRAAFIAGCARIVGDLLTARKHLGLMPPAPIQHAMAVALRDDEHVAAQKELYRTRRETLRPALEAAGFRIDGSEAGLYLWATEGRDAWESMDRLAELGILAGPGPFYGADSTEHVRLAITAPTERIEEGARRLRAHAAGL, via the coding sequence GTGAGCGTCCGCGACCTCGCCGACTATCCCTGGGATGCCGTCGTCCCGTTCCGTGAGCGGGCCGCCCGGCATCCGCAGGGTCTCGTCGACCTGTCGATCGGCTCACCGGTCGATCCGACCCCCGAGATCATCCGTCAGGCACTCGCCGAGGCCACCGATGCGCATGCCTACCCTCAGACGGTGGGCACCGCCGCGGTCCGCGAGGCGATCGTCGACTGGTATGCCCGCCGCAGGGGAGTGCCCGATCTGACGGTCGCGAACGTGCTTCCCACGATCGGTTCGAAGGAGCTGGTCGCGCTGCTGCCGACGCTTCTCGGGCTCGGTACCGGCGACATCGTCGTGCATCCCCGCGTCGCCTATCCGACCTACGAGGTCGGCGCCCGTATCGTCGGCGCGACTCCGTTCCCGGCCGACGACCCCGCGGAGTGGCCGGAGGGCACCAAGCTCATCTGGATCAACACTCCGGGCAATCCCGACGGCCGTACGTGGACGACGCACGAACTCACCGCCGCGGTCGACCGCGCGCGGGAGCTCGGAGCGGTTCTCGCCAGCGACGAATGCTATGCCGAGCTGGGCTGGGACGGGAACTGGGCGACCGAGCGCGTTCCCTCGATCCTCGACCCGCGTGTCACGGGCGGCAACCGGTCGAACCTTCTCAGCGTCTACTCGCTGAGCAAGCAGTCCAACCTGGCCGGGTATCGGGCCGCCTTCATCGCGGGCTGCGCGCGCATCGTCGGCGATCTCCTCACCGCGCGCAAGCATCTGGGGCTGATGCCTCCCGCCCCCATCCAGCACGCGATGGCCGTCGCTCTGCGTGATGACGAGCACGTCGCCGCCCAGAAGGAGCTGTACCGCACGAGGCGCGAGACGCTGCGCCCCGCGCTGGAGGCTGCCGGCTTCCGTATCGACGGATCCGAAGCCGGGCTGTACCTGTGGGCCACAGAAGGCCGCGACGCGTGGGAGTCCATGGATCGCCTCGCCGAACTCGGCATCCTCGCCGGCCCCGGCCCCTTCTATGGTGCGGATTCCACCGAACACGTGCGCCTGGCGATCACCGCGCCCACGGAACGGATCGAAGAGGGGGCGCGTCGATTGCGCGCCCATGCCGCAGGTCTATAG
- a CDS encoding citrate synthase yields the protein MSAAADQQATAKLTIGDTTAEFPLVRGTAGHDSIDFSTLTRQTGYTGLDYGFVNTASTKSEITFIDGDKGILRYRGYPIEQLAGTTSYLEVAWLLIYGELPSASELAEFDEKIRRHTLLHEDLKRFFSALPHTAHPMSVLSSAVAALSTYYEGQTDPHNPEHVELNMIRMLAKLPVIAAYAHKKSVGQAFLYPDNSLSFVDNFLKLNFGVHSEEYEVNPVMSKALELLLILHEDHEQNASTSTVRLVGSTGANQFASVSAGIQALSGPLHGGANEAVLTMLGQIRDSGQSVARFVERVKNKEEGVKLMGFGHRVYKNYDPRAKLVKDAADEVLASLGVTDPLLDLAKELEELALADDYFRERRLYPNVDFYTGVIYKAMGFPTRMFTVLFAIGRLPGWLAQWRELQNDPQTKIGRPQQLYVGSPERTFQTR from the coding sequence GTGAGCGCAGCGGCAGACCAGCAGGCGACAGCGAAGCTGACGATCGGCGATACCACCGCCGAGTTCCCCCTCGTGCGTGGCACGGCCGGGCACGACAGCATCGACTTCTCCACCCTGACCCGCCAGACCGGTTACACGGGGCTCGACTACGGGTTCGTGAACACGGCGTCGACCAAGTCGGAGATCACGTTCATCGACGGAGACAAGGGGATCCTGCGGTATCGCGGCTACCCGATCGAGCAGCTCGCCGGCACGACGAGCTACCTCGAGGTCGCGTGGCTCCTCATCTACGGCGAGCTGCCCTCGGCGTCCGAGCTTGCGGAGTTCGACGAGAAGATCCGTCGGCACACGCTGCTGCACGAAGACCTCAAGCGCTTCTTCTCGGCGCTGCCGCACACGGCTCACCCGATGTCGGTGCTGTCGTCGGCGGTCGCGGCGCTCTCGACGTACTACGAGGGTCAGACCGACCCGCACAACCCCGAGCACGTCGAGCTCAACATGATCCGCATGCTGGCGAAGCTGCCGGTCATCGCCGCCTACGCGCACAAGAAGAGTGTCGGTCAGGCGTTCCTCTACCCCGACAACTCGCTCAGCTTCGTCGACAACTTCCTCAAGTTGAACTTCGGCGTGCACAGCGAGGAGTATGAGGTCAACCCCGTGATGTCGAAGGCGCTCGAACTGCTCCTGATCCTCCACGAGGACCACGAGCAGAACGCGTCGACCTCCACCGTCCGCCTGGTCGGTTCCACGGGCGCGAACCAGTTCGCGTCGGTCTCCGCCGGTATCCAGGCCCTTTCCGGCCCGCTGCACGGTGGCGCGAACGAGGCCGTCCTCACGATGCTCGGACAGATCCGCGATTCGGGTCAGAGCGTGGCGCGATTCGTCGAGCGCGTGAAGAACAAGGAAGAGGGCGTGAAGCTGATGGGCTTCGGGCACCGGGTCTACAAGAACTACGACCCGCGCGCCAAGCTCGTCAAGGATGCCGCCGACGAGGTGCTCGCGTCGCTCGGTGTGACCGACCCGCTGCTCGACCTCGCCAAGGAGCTCGAGGAGCTCGCGCTGGCCGACGACTACTTCCGTGAGCGCCGCCTGTACCCGAACGTCGACTTCTACACGGGTGTCATCTACAAGGCGATGGGCTTCCCCACGCGCATGTTCACCGTGCTGTTCGCGATCGGTCGCCTTCCCGGCTGGCTCGCTCAGTGGCGGGAACTGCAGAACGACCCGCAGACCAAGATCGGCCGCCCGCAGCAGCTGTACGTGGGCTCGCCCGAGCGCACCTTCCAGACGCGCTAG
- a CDS encoding TetR/AcrR family transcriptional regulator — MTQRSSERIPSGERREQILAAASLVFGERGYFGATTDQIAKAAGISQPYVVRMFGSKETLFIEVLARASDKLLDTFSAVIDEWKATGSPDDRIGRLLGTAYVNLVEDRGILLSLMQAFSMGHDAVIGAGARADFLRIYRLLREEAGFDPVAARSFLAEGMLLNTLLGLRLPEQYGVDEATTELLECTFQTKLQLVLDAVGDRTNA; from the coding sequence GTGACCCAGAGATCGAGTGAACGCATCCCGTCAGGCGAGCGCCGCGAGCAGATCCTCGCCGCGGCGAGCCTCGTGTTCGGAGAGCGCGGATACTTCGGCGCGACCACCGATCAGATCGCGAAGGCGGCCGGAATCAGCCAGCCGTACGTCGTGCGGATGTTCGGCAGCAAGGAGACGCTGTTCATCGAGGTCCTCGCGCGTGCGAGCGACAAGCTGCTCGACACGTTCAGCGCGGTGATCGACGAGTGGAAGGCCACCGGCTCCCCCGACGACCGGATCGGACGCCTGCTCGGCACCGCGTATGTGAACCTCGTCGAGGATCGCGGCATCCTGCTGTCGCTCATGCAGGCGTTCAGCATGGGGCACGATGCGGTGATCGGCGCCGGCGCGCGCGCCGACTTCCTGAGGATCTATCGACTGCTGCGCGAGGAAGCGGGCTTCGATCCGGTCGCAGCGCGCTCGTTCCTCGCGGAGGGGATGCTGCTCAACACCCTGCTCGGACTGCGTCTGCCCGAGCAGTACGGCGTCGACGAGGCGACCACCGAACTGCTGGAATGCACGTTCCAGACCAAGCTGCAGCTCGTTCTCGATGCGGTCGGCGATCGCACGAACGCCTGA
- a CDS encoding DHA2 family efflux MFS transporter permease subunit: MTSLLRRVPVWLAIVAASLPMFMATLDNLVVTGALPVIAKELDASIEELQWVINAYTLSFATFMLLAVGLGDRFGRRTVFLVGIAIFTLSSAGAALATEPSTLILARAVQGVGAAALMPLSLTLLVGSVSARLRPAAIGIWGGIAGLGVATGPLIGGAVIEGWNWQTIFWLNVPIGVIAVPLVLAALPNSFGARVRADLVGLLLAGPGVLGVVYGIVRGNDAGWDSLEVIGSLSVGVLLLIAFVVWEGRTPNPLLPLRLFRDRSFTVANLVGVTFSFGIFGAIFILIQFLQVVQGHTPLEAGIMTMPWTLAPMIVAPLTGMLSPRTGTRIPILLGLSLLAVALGWLALTMSATLSYAEMWPPFLLAGIGMGLVFAPSSTAVLVNMQPEDHAKASGTNSTLREIGVALGIAVLTAVFAGAGGTLTPTGYVDAAIPAIWVGAGVLALAAVISIALPSGIRRISQAGAADPIAVEDVRETSRVA; the protein is encoded by the coding sequence ATGACTTCACTCCTTCGGCGCGTCCCGGTCTGGCTGGCGATCGTCGCCGCCTCCCTGCCGATGTTCATGGCCACTCTCGACAACCTCGTCGTCACCGGAGCGCTTCCGGTCATCGCGAAAGAACTCGATGCCTCCATCGAGGAGCTGCAGTGGGTGATCAACGCCTACACGCTCAGCTTCGCGACGTTCATGCTCCTCGCCGTCGGTCTGGGCGATCGCTTCGGGCGCAGGACTGTCTTCCTCGTCGGCATCGCGATCTTCACGCTGTCCTCCGCGGGGGCCGCGCTCGCGACCGAGCCGTCGACGCTGATCCTTGCTCGTGCTGTGCAGGGCGTCGGCGCGGCGGCCCTGATGCCGCTGTCGCTCACGCTGCTGGTCGGCAGCGTCTCGGCACGGCTCCGGCCCGCGGCCATCGGCATCTGGGGCGGAATCGCCGGACTCGGCGTCGCGACAGGTCCACTGATCGGCGGCGCCGTGATCGAGGGGTGGAACTGGCAGACCATCTTCTGGCTCAACGTGCCCATCGGCGTGATAGCCGTACCGCTGGTGCTCGCCGCCCTGCCGAACAGCTTCGGAGCACGGGTGCGCGCCGATCTGGTGGGCCTGTTGCTCGCCGGGCCCGGTGTGCTCGGTGTCGTCTACGGCATCGTGCGAGGCAACGACGCCGGGTGGGACAGCCTCGAGGTCATCGGCTCGTTGTCGGTCGGCGTGCTTCTGCTCATCGCGTTCGTCGTCTGGGAGGGGCGCACTCCGAATCCGCTGCTGCCACTGCGTCTGTTCCGTGACCGCAGTTTCACCGTGGCCAACCTCGTGGGCGTGACGTTCAGCTTCGGCATCTTCGGGGCGATCTTCATCCTGATCCAGTTCCTGCAGGTGGTGCAGGGACACACGCCTCTCGAAGCCGGGATCATGACCATGCCGTGGACTCTCGCGCCCATGATCGTCGCGCCGCTCACCGGCATGCTGTCACCGCGCACCGGCACGCGGATCCCGATCCTCCTCGGCCTGTCCCTGCTCGCGGTGGCCCTCGGCTGGCTGGCCCTCACGATGTCGGCGACGCTCTCCTACGCCGAGATGTGGCCGCCGTTCCTGCTCGCAGGCATCGGGATGGGCCTGGTGTTCGCGCCGAGTTCGACAGCAGTGCTGGTGAACATGCAGCCCGAGGACCACGCGAAGGCCTCGGGGACGAACTCGACTCTGCGCGAGATCGGGGTCGCGCTGGGTATCGCCGTGCTCACCGCCGTCTTCGCAGGTGCGGGCGGAACGCTCACACCGACGGGATACGTCGACGCCGCGATCCCGGCGATCTGGGTCGGAGCCGGTGTCCTCGCTCTGGCAGCTGTGATCTCCATCGCGTTGCCGTCGGGCATCCGGCGGATCTCGCAGGCGGGGGCCGCGGACCCGATCGCTGTGGAGGACGTGCGAGAGACATCGCGCGTCGCCTGA
- a CDS encoding DEAD/DEAH box helicase, with protein sequence MTSFLDLGVPADLAAVLAKDGKTEAFAIQRDTLPDSLAGRDLLGRGRTGSGKTIAFALPLVSRIAASSRKSRPGHPRGLVLAPTRELATQIAATIAPLAEASGLRVTTVFGGVSQRPQEQAMRSGVDIVVACPGRLEDLMKQKIVQLDAVEVTVLDEADHMADLGFLPGVTRILTATPAGGQRLLFSATLDRGIDTLARRFLSNAVSHEVDEESVPVGEMTHRVLVVESTDDKTTLVRDLASGTGRRILFTRTKHQAKKLAKQLTAAGIPAVDLHGNLSQNARERNLSAFSSDPDEGGVRVLVATDVAARGVHVDNVDLVVHVDPPMEHKAYLHRSGRTARAGAAGTVVTVVLPEQRRDVKDLLRKAAITAPLESATAAAVTGLVPERAPHVRPAPVQAQQPQRQAKQRPAGGERAGASTPPARRRRPRSGGQGGGQGQAGFSSRQGGGQGRQGGQSRQGGRSAQGR encoded by the coding sequence ATGACCTCTTTCCTCGATCTCGGCGTGCCCGCCGACCTCGCCGCCGTCCTTGCGAAGGACGGCAAGACCGAGGCGTTCGCCATTCAGCGCGACACGCTTCCCGACTCCCTCGCGGGTCGCGACCTCCTCGGTCGCGGCCGGACCGGCAGCGGCAAGACCATCGCGTTCGCGCTTCCGCTCGTCTCCCGTATCGCTGCGTCGTCGCGCAAGAGCCGTCCCGGCCACCCCCGTGGTCTGGTGCTCGCGCCGACCCGTGAGCTGGCCACCCAGATCGCCGCGACCATCGCGCCGCTGGCCGAAGCCTCCGGTCTGCGCGTCACGACCGTCTTCGGCGGTGTGAGCCAGCGCCCGCAGGAACAGGCCATGCGCAGCGGCGTCGACATCGTCGTCGCGTGCCCCGGCCGACTCGAAGACCTGATGAAGCAGAAGATCGTGCAGCTCGACGCCGTCGAGGTCACCGTTCTCGACGAGGCCGACCACATGGCCGACCTGGGTTTCCTCCCGGGTGTCACGCGCATCCTGACCGCGACACCGGCTGGCGGACAGCGTCTGCTGTTCAGCGCCACCCTCGACCGCGGCATCGACACTCTTGCACGACGCTTCCTCTCGAACGCCGTCAGCCACGAAGTCGACGAGGAGAGCGTGCCCGTCGGTGAGATGACGCACCGCGTGCTGGTCGTCGAGTCCACGGATGACAAGACCACGCTGGTGCGCGACCTCGCCTCCGGTACGGGCCGCCGCATCCTGTTCACGCGCACCAAGCACCAGGCGAAGAAGCTCGCGAAGCAGCTCACCGCAGCCGGCATCCCGGCCGTCGACCTGCACGGCAACCTCTCGCAGAACGCGCGTGAGCGCAACCTGAGCGCCTTCTCGTCCGATCCCGACGAGGGCGGCGTGCGCGTGCTCGTCGCCACCGACGTCGCCGCTCGCGGCGTGCACGTCGACAACGTCGACCTGGTCGTCCACGTGGACCCGCCCATGGAGCACAAGGCATACCTGCACCGCTCGGGCCGCACGGCGCGCGCGGGTGCGGCCGGAACCGTCGTCACGGTCGTGCTTCCGGAGCAGCGCCGCGATGTGAAGGACCTCCTGCGCAAGGCGGCCATCACCGCCCCGCTCGAGAGCGCCACCGCTGCTGCCGTCACGGGTCTCGTGCCCGAGCGTGCCCCGCACGTGCGCCCTGCCCCCGTGCAGGCGCAGCAGCCGCAGCGTCAGGCCAAGCAGCGTCCCGCCGGCGGCGAGCGCGCAGGCGCTTCGACTCCGCCCGCACGTCGTCGTCGTCCCCGCTCCGGCGGACAGGGTGGCGGCCAGGGCCAGGCGGGCTTCTCGTCGCGTCAGGGCGGCGGACAGGGACGCCAGGGCGGCCAGAGCCGTCAGGGCGGCCGCAGCGCCCAGGGGCGCTGA
- a CDS encoding M20/M25/M40 family metallo-hydrolase has protein sequence MPYLWGRGTVDMKAGTAVQLKLAAELTDPAVDVTWMWYDNEEVEASKNGLGLLAAVRPDLFEADFAILGEPSDGEVEGGCNGTLRAIVRTTASARTAHVRGSARTRSIGAPILTRLAEYRAREVLVEGLLYRESLSAVRITGGVAGNVIPDACEVEVNYRFAPNKSAADAEAHVRAVLAGFDLEVDRRRRGRAPRTRRPDRPTVRGRRRCAAATEVRLDGRRPVLGPRHPRGELRPG, from the coding sequence GTGCCGTACCTCTGGGGCCGCGGCACGGTCGACATGAAGGCCGGCACCGCCGTGCAGCTCAAGCTCGCCGCCGAGCTCACCGACCCCGCGGTCGACGTCACGTGGATGTGGTACGACAACGAAGAGGTCGAGGCGTCCAAGAACGGCCTCGGTCTGCTCGCTGCCGTACGCCCCGACCTGTTCGAGGCCGACTTCGCGATCCTCGGGGAGCCGTCCGACGGCGAGGTCGAGGGCGGCTGCAACGGCACGCTGCGTGCGATCGTGCGCACGACGGCGTCCGCGCGCACAGCGCACGTGCGTGGATCGGCGAGAACGCGATCCATCGGCGCCCCGATCCTCACGCGGCTCGCGGAGTACCGTGCCCGGGAGGTCCTGGTCGAGGGGCTGCTGTACCGCGAGAGCCTGAGCGCCGTGCGCATCACCGGCGGCGTCGCGGGCAACGTGATCCCCGACGCATGCGAGGTCGAGGTCAACTACCGCTTCGCGCCGAACAAGTCGGCCGCCGACGCCGAGGCGCACGTGCGCGCCGTGCTGGCAGGGTTCGACCTCGAGGTCGACCGACGCCGCCGAGGGCGCGCGCCCCGGACTCGACGCCCCGATCGCCCAACAGTTCGTGGCCGCCGTCGGTGCGCAGCCGCGACCGAAGTACGGCTGGACGGACGTCGCCCGGTTCTCGGCCCTCGGCATCCCCGCGGTGAACTACGGCCCGGGTGA
- a CDS encoding DUF3117 domain-containing protein, whose product MAAMKPRTGDGPMEAVKEGRLIIVRVPLEGGGRLVVSVNDAEAKELHDVLAGVVAPA is encoded by the coding sequence ATGGCAGCGATGAAGCCGAGGACCGGAGACGGACCCATGGAAGCCGTGAAGGAAGGGCGACTCATCATCGTGCGCGTTCCGCTCGAAGGCGGCGGCCGTCTGGTCGTGTCTGTGAACGATGCCGAAGCGAAGGAGCTTCACGACGTGCTGGCCGGCGTCGTGGCGCCCGCCTGA
- a CDS encoding twin-arginine translocase TatA/TatE family subunit — MQFGLTFEKLLLIGLIVVLIVGPERLPQVAEGFARMVRKAGEYVRDTKSKMRDEMGPELDDVDWRKLDPRQYDPRRIIREALMDDPTPAPAAAPAKTVIAEPVVSRAPQSFSATNRPPYDLEAT, encoded by the coding sequence ATGCAGTTCGGGCTCACCTTCGAGAAGCTTCTGCTTATCGGTCTCATCGTGGTGCTCATCGTGGGCCCGGAACGTCTTCCGCAGGTGGCCGAAGGGTTCGCCCGCATGGTCCGCAAGGCCGGCGAGTACGTGCGCGACACCAAGTCGAAGATGCGCGACGAGATGGGTCCCGAGCTCGACGACGTCGACTGGCGCAAGCTCGATCCGCGTCAGTACGATCCGCGGCGCATCATCCGCGAGGCGTTGATGGACGATCCGACGCCTGCTCCCGCCGCTGCTCCGGCGAAGACCGTCATCGCCGAGCCCGTGGTCTCCCGTGCTCCGCAGTCGTTCAGCGCCACGAATCGTCCGCCGTACGACCTCGAAGCGACCTGA